In Fundidesulfovibrio terrae, a genomic segment contains:
- a CDS encoding nitrate reductase subunit alpha, whose translation MNEEKYLSLRYLRRRADEVRDIWQGVTLSETKQGRRCWEDYYRRRWQHDKTVRSTHGVNCTGSCSFDVFVKDGLIVWEAQRTDYPTPHPDFPDYEPRGCPRGTSASWYVYSPSRVKYPYVRSALLTAWREAKANHSDPVEAWASIADNPDRSRPYKKARGKGGLVRFSWEEAAELVAASLVHTIKTRGPDRIFGFTPIPAMSMVSYASGSRFLSLIGASMLSFYDWYCDLPPASPQIWGDQTDVPESADWYNAGYILVWGSNLPQTRTPDVHFFTESRYRGARVAAVSPDYSEYAKFADHWLAARAGTDGALAMAMVHVVLKEFYLDRQVPYFQNYARRFTDLPFLVLLEKESENLSARRFLRASDIGRSGNNPEWKTVVFDSSRKGPAVPRGSIGCRWGEEGAWNLEMRDCQDGQEIDPCLTLAGNPQAHWVEASFPIFGIEGPAMRPGLVPALGLRFEGKELLVATVFDLFAASLGLDRGKSGRAAKDYDDPEACTPAWQEGITGVPRQDVIRVARDFARNAEATGGKSLICMGSGINHWFNNDATYRTIISLAMLCGCEGVNGGGWAHYVGQEKVRPLAGWATLAFGLDWSTPPRHQNGTSFFYFATDAWRYDPMNTQSMCPPDGKGVIPLHPADCNAVAARLGWLPSYPQFGENPLEVCREAEANGAATDQAIVDRVAERLRSGDLTMAAENPGNPDNHPRVLFFWRGNVLGSSGKGHEYFLKHLLGADNAVLQDESEVRPCEFPCYPADPDGKLDLLVTSEIRMNTSTLYSDVILPASHWYEMHDLSSTDMHPFVHPFTPAMDPPWEARTNWDQFKAIAEAFTPMAEKHLGVRKDLVASPLVHDTPDELAQPMGQVRDWRKGETEAIPGKTMPKFKVVERDYGAILKKYGSLGPEIRGEAGIRIKGLAWSAAKEHDQLKERLGTVAEAGVSHGLPRIDTGRDACEVILTLSPETNGAVGVRSWKSLEKKTGLSLSDLSEEKQGHFITFEAITARPGKVMTSPVWSGIETGGRTYSPFVQSIERLIPFRTLSGRQHFFVDHAWMLALGEGLPVYKPPLDMENLGTLTGKRIPRTGRELVLNYLTPHSKWSIHSIYSDTMHMTTMSRGGKAVWLNNEDAAQASIADNDWVECYNASGVFMGRAAVSHRIPRGKAIVYHAKERFLQTPFSNVSGKRGGTHNSVTRIHMKPTQMIGGYAQLSYGFNYYGPTGAQRDEMVLVRKAGEVHFDED comes from the coding sequence CCACCCACGGAGTGAACTGCACCGGCTCCTGCTCCTTCGACGTGTTCGTCAAGGACGGGTTGATCGTCTGGGAGGCGCAACGAACCGATTACCCCACCCCCCACCCGGATTTCCCCGATTACGAACCCCGAGGCTGCCCGCGCGGGACCTCCGCCTCCTGGTATGTGTACAGCCCCTCCAGGGTGAAGTACCCATACGTCCGCTCGGCGCTTCTCACGGCCTGGCGCGAGGCCAAGGCCAATCATTCCGACCCTGTGGAGGCCTGGGCCAGCATCGCCGACAACCCCGACAGGTCGAGGCCCTACAAGAAGGCCCGGGGAAAGGGAGGACTGGTGCGCTTCTCCTGGGAGGAAGCCGCCGAACTGGTGGCCGCCTCCCTGGTGCACACCATCAAGACCCGTGGTCCAGACCGCATCTTCGGCTTCACCCCAATACCGGCCATGTCCATGGTGAGCTACGCTTCAGGATCTCGCTTTCTGTCACTCATCGGGGCCAGCATGCTGAGCTTCTACGATTGGTATTGCGACCTACCCCCGGCCTCGCCCCAGATTTGGGGCGACCAGACCGACGTGCCCGAGAGCGCGGACTGGTACAACGCCGGGTACATCCTCGTCTGGGGCTCCAACCTGCCTCAGACCCGCACCCCGGACGTACATTTCTTCACGGAGTCCCGCTACAGGGGGGCCCGCGTGGCGGCGGTGTCCCCGGACTACTCCGAATACGCCAAGTTCGCCGACCACTGGTTGGCGGCTCGGGCCGGGACCGACGGCGCCCTGGCCATGGCCATGGTCCACGTAGTGCTCAAGGAATTCTACCTGGATCGCCAGGTCCCCTACTTTCAGAACTATGCTCGACGCTTCACGGACCTGCCCTTCCTGGTCCTGTTGGAAAAGGAGAGTGAAAACCTCAGCGCAAGGCGGTTTCTGCGAGCCTCGGACATCGGGCGCTCTGGCAACAATCCGGAGTGGAAAACCGTGGTCTTCGACAGTAGCCGCAAGGGACCCGCGGTGCCCCGGGGGAGCATCGGCTGTCGCTGGGGCGAGGAAGGGGCCTGGAACCTCGAGATGCGTGACTGCCAGGACGGACAGGAGATCGATCCATGCCTCACCCTGGCCGGAAATCCACAAGCACACTGGGTTGAGGCTTCCTTCCCGATTTTCGGGATCGAGGGCCCGGCGATGCGCCCGGGTCTGGTCCCAGCCCTCGGGCTTCGTTTTGAAGGCAAGGAACTCCTGGTGGCCACTGTCTTCGATCTTTTCGCGGCCAGCCTCGGCCTGGATCGGGGCAAAAGCGGTCGGGCCGCCAAGGATTACGACGATCCCGAAGCCTGTACCCCGGCCTGGCAGGAAGGCATAACCGGAGTGCCCAGGCAGGACGTCATCCGGGTGGCCCGGGACTTCGCCCGCAACGCGGAGGCAACGGGCGGAAAATCCCTGATCTGCATGGGGTCCGGGATCAACCACTGGTTCAACAACGACGCCACCTATCGGACCATCATCAGTTTGGCCATGCTCTGCGGTTGCGAGGGGGTCAACGGTGGCGGTTGGGCCCACTACGTGGGGCAGGAGAAGGTCCGTCCCCTGGCCGGTTGGGCCACACTGGCCTTCGGCCTGGACTGGAGCACCCCCCCCAGGCACCAGAACGGCACCTCCTTCTTCTATTTCGCCACGGACGCCTGGCGCTACGACCCAATGAACACACAGTCGATGTGCCCGCCGGACGGCAAGGGGGTGATCCCCCTTCATCCAGCCGACTGCAACGCTGTGGCAGCCCGGCTCGGATGGTTGCCGTCCTACCCGCAATTCGGCGAGAATCCGCTGGAGGTCTGCCGAGAGGCCGAAGCGAATGGGGCGGCAACGGACCAAGCCATCGTCGACCGCGTTGCCGAGCGATTGCGCTCGGGCGACCTGACCATGGCCGCTGAAAATCCTGGCAATCCGGACAACCATCCGCGCGTGCTTTTCTTCTGGCGGGGCAACGTGCTCGGTTCGAGCGGCAAGGGGCACGAATACTTCCTGAAACACCTCCTGGGCGCGGACAACGCCGTGCTCCAGGACGAGTCCGAGGTCCGGCCGTGCGAATTCCCTTGTTACCCCGCGGATCCCGACGGGAAGCTCGACCTGCTGGTCACCTCGGAAATCCGCATGAACACCAGCACGCTGTATTCGGACGTGATCCTGCCTGCCTCCCACTGGTATGAGATGCACGATCTGTCCTCCACGGACATGCACCCCTTCGTGCACCCCTTCACTCCGGCGATGGACCCCCCCTGGGAGGCCCGGACCAACTGGGACCAGTTCAAGGCCATAGCCGAGGCCTTCACCCCCATGGCCGAGAAGCATCTGGGTGTCCGCAAGGACCTGGTGGCCTCACCGCTAGTCCACGACACCCCGGACGAACTCGCCCAGCCTATGGGTCAGGTGCGCGACTGGCGCAAGGGGGAAACCGAGGCCATCCCGGGCAAGACCATGCCCAAGTTCAAGGTGGTCGAGCGGGACTACGGGGCGATTCTCAAGAAGTATGGCTCGCTCGGCCCTGAGATCAGGGGCGAGGCCGGTATAAGGATCAAGGGCCTCGCCTGGAGCGCGGCCAAGGAGCACGACCAGCTCAAGGAGCGTCTGGGCACGGTGGCCGAGGCGGGCGTGAGCCACGGCCTGCCCCGGATCGACACCGGTCGTGACGCCTGCGAGGTCATCCTGACCCTCTCCCCGGAAACCAACGGCGCGGTGGGGGTGCGTTCCTGGAAATCCTTGGAGAAAAAGACCGGGCTTTCGCTCTCAGACCTCTCCGAGGAGAAGCAGGGGCATTTCATCACCTTCGAGGCCATCACTGCGAGGCCCGGCAAGGTCATGACCAGCCCCGTCTGGAGCGGCATCGAGACCGGGGGGCGCACCTACTCGCCCTTCGTCCAGAGCATCGAACGGCTCATCCCCTTCCGAACCCTTTCCGGACGCCAGCACTTCTTTGTGGACCACGCCTGGATGCTTGCCCTTGGGGAGGGCCTGCCCGTGTACAAGCCTCCCCTGGACATGGAAAACCTAGGCACCTTGACCGGCAAGCGCATCCCACGCACCGGGCGGGAGCTCGTGCTCAATTATCTCACGCCCCACAGCAAGTGGTCCATACACTCCATCTATTCCGACACGATGCATATGACCACCATGTCGCGCGGCGGCAAGGCTGTCTGGCTCAACAACGAGGATGCGGCACAGGCGAGCATAGCCGACAACGACTGGGTGGAGTGCTACAACGCGAGCGGGGTCTTCATGGGGCGGGCTGCGGTCAGCCACCGCATCCCACGGGGCAAGGCGATCGTGTACCATGCCAAGGAGCGTTTCCTGCAGACTCCCTTTTCCAACGTGTCAGGCAAACGCGGCGGCACGCACAACAGCGTGACTCGCATTCATATGAAGCCCACCCAGATGATCGGCGGGTACGCACAGCTGAGTTACGGATTCAACTACTACGGACCAACCGGTGCCCAACGCGACGAAATGGTGTTGGTGAGAAAGGCGGGGGAGGTGCATTTCGATGAAGATTAA
- the narI gene encoding respiratory nitrate reductase subunit gamma — translation MSFLSQLFFVLFPYICLAVMIAGHFYRYFFNPGGWNARSSEIFENRRLKIGSLLFHYGIILAFFGHFFGLLTPDALVSGLGIPDEVHMAFAKHTGRAFLILVLAGLPILIHRRLKDPRVAATSRPADILVLLLILASALLAAIQLFILQHNVLETVAPWIRSIVIFNPQPELMDKAPFILKLHVVIGFIIFALYPFTRLVHIASVPVVYLTRPFIIFRRRDDCSS, via the coding sequence ATGAGCTTCCTGAGCCAGTTATTTTTCGTTCTGTTTCCGTACATCTGTCTGGCCGTAATGATCGCGGGACATTTCTACCGCTACTTCTTCAACCCGGGCGGCTGGAACGCCCGGTCCAGCGAGATATTCGAAAACAGGAGACTGAAAATCGGTTCGCTCCTGTTCCACTATGGCATCATATTGGCTTTCTTCGGCCACTTCTTCGGCCTGCTCACGCCGGATGCACTCGTCTCGGGCCTGGGAATCCCTGACGAGGTGCACATGGCCTTCGCCAAGCACACGGGCAGGGCGTTCCTGATCCTGGTCCTGGCCGGACTGCCCATCCTCATCCACAGAAGGCTCAAGGACCCCCGGGTGGCCGCCACCTCCCGGCCCGCAGACATACTGGTCCTGTTGCTCATCCTGGCTTCCGCGTTGCTGGCAGCCATCCAGCTTTTCATCCTTCAGCACAACGTGCTCGAAACCGTCGCTCCCTGGATACGCAGCATCGTGATCTTCAATCCGCAGCCCGAACTCATGGACAAGGCTCCCTTCATTCTCAAGCTCCATGTGGTCATCGGCTTCATCATCTTCGCGCTGTACCCGTTTACGAGGTTGGTGCACATCGCCAGTGTCCCCGTGGTCTACCTGACGCGTCCATTCATCATTTTCAGGAGACGTGATGATTGCAGCTCCTGA
- the narJ gene encoding nitrate reductase molybdenum cofactor assembly chaperone, whose product MNPELAQRAAMGGQNTVLPMLDSQTRLLVRCASALLRYPDDDLRGAVRNIRALLSEMASGMVPVLERILDHMEETPMHRLQQDYARTFDLDTQASLHLSWHRYGDDPKRGRALAGLMELYRDAGYEVLPGELPDFLPLVLEFLSECPDWAAHCLMDGFGCQMRNVAAHLEKTQSPYAPVLGAALDALRVKEET is encoded by the coding sequence ATGAACCCGGAGCTTGCCCAAAGAGCGGCCATGGGGGGGCAGAACACAGTCTTGCCGATGCTCGACAGCCAAACGCGGCTGCTGGTTCGCTGCGCCTCGGCGCTCCTGCGCTACCCGGACGACGACTTGCGAGGCGCTGTCCGCAATATCCGGGCGCTGCTCAGCGAGATGGCCTCCGGAATGGTTCCGGTTCTGGAACGCATCCTGGACCACATGGAGGAGACCCCGATGCACCGCCTCCAGCAGGACTACGCCCGCACCTTCGACTTGGACACACAGGCAAGCCTGCACCTATCCTGGCACCGTTACGGGGACGACCCGAAACGGGGCCGGGCCCTGGCCGGTCTCATGGAACTCTACCGGGATGCGGGGTACGAGGTTCTGCCGGGTGAATTGCCCGACTTCCTTCCCTTGGTCCTGGAGTTCCTTTCGGAGTGTCCGGACTGGGCCGCCCATTGCCTCATGGATGGTTTCGGATGCCAGATGCGCAACGTGGCCGCGCATTTGGAGAAGACGCAAAGCCCCTATGCCCCCGTGCTCGGGGCCGCTCTCGACGCCTTGAGGGTGAAGGAGGAAACATGA
- a CDS encoding tellurite resistance/C4-dicarboxylate transporter family protein encodes MAMLAGMSPANFAMVMSTGIVSVALELLGHQTPARFLFRLNILLYVLLWMLYLLRPVFSPGTFRADLSDHARGPGYLTAIAATCILGTQFVLFDQAFAIALGLLGLGLLLWMVILPGLFVALAVRSEKPKLAQGINGTWLVAVVGTQAVATLTCTLSGQAPSPDVLSQEVAFLFSLCLFCVGGMLYMLLMPLIVCRLLFSPVAPADLQPSYWINAGAAAISTLAGALLATRAGESHLLSSVLPFVKGATVFFWATASSWLPLLFILGFWRHFIRRHPFEYSPHYWGLVFPMGMYTACTVRLSQTLGLDFLMAVPRGFLFAAITAWLLTFVGMIRRTGSLLMRAQRKK; translated from the coding sequence ATGGCGATGCTGGCAGGGATGTCCCCGGCCAATTTCGCCATGGTCATGTCCACGGGGATCGTGTCCGTGGCTCTGGAACTGCTCGGACACCAGACCCCGGCCCGGTTTCTCTTCCGGCTGAACATCCTCCTGTACGTCCTGCTGTGGATGCTCTATCTGCTGCGCCCGGTCTTTTCTCCGGGCACCTTCCGAGCCGACCTTTCCGACCATGCTCGGGGGCCCGGATATCTAACCGCCATCGCAGCCACCTGCATCCTGGGAACCCAGTTCGTCCTGTTCGATCAGGCTTTTGCCATCGCGCTCGGGCTTCTGGGCCTGGGGTTGCTCTTGTGGATGGTGATTCTGCCGGGACTTTTCGTGGCCCTGGCCGTCAGGTCCGAGAAACCCAAGCTGGCCCAAGGCATCAACGGAACGTGGCTGGTGGCGGTGGTGGGCACCCAGGCCGTGGCCACCCTGACCTGCACGCTTTCCGGCCAGGCGCCATCCCCCGACGTCTTGAGTCAAGAGGTGGCCTTCCTGTTCTCGCTGTGCCTGTTTTGCGTCGGGGGGATGCTCTACATGCTGCTCATGCCCCTGATCGTTTGCCGGCTGCTCTTCTCGCCGGTTGCACCGGCCGACCTGCAGCCGTCCTACTGGATCAACGCCGGAGCGGCGGCCATCAGCACCCTGGCCGGAGCTTTGCTGGCGACCAGGGCAGGGGAATCACACTTGCTGTCCTCGGTCCTCCCCTTCGTAAAGGGGGCAACCGTGTTCTTTTGGGCCACGGCCTCCAGTTGGCTCCCCCTGCTCTTCATCCTGGGGTTCTGGCGACACTTCATTCGCCGCCACCCGTTCGAGTACTCGCCACACTATTGGGGACTGGTGTTCCCAATGGGAATGTACACGGCCTGCACCGTAAGGCTGTCACAAACGCTGGGCCTGGATTTCCTCATGGCCGTACCCCGCGGTTTCCTCTTCGCCGCCATCACGGCATGGCTTCTGACGTTTGTCGGGATGATCCGACGCACCGGTTCTTTGTTGATGCGCGCCCAGAGGAAAAAGTGA
- the narH gene encoding nitrate reductase subunit beta: MVLNLDKCLGCHTCSLPCKNVWTTAPGTEYMWYNNVETKPGIGYPKEWENQERWKGGWKLRRGHLSLAAGNRAFKLAAIFANPDLPLLDDYYEPWTYDYQNLAASPPTRHQPIARALSVVTGKPIDPGWGPTWEDDLAGVPVTGLKDVNFRSMEAKAFLDFQNVFMLHVPRLCEHCMNPACLASCPSGAIYKRDEDGIVLINQEKCRGWRYCVSGCPYKKSYFNWKTSRSEKCIFCYPRIEAGLPTLCAHSCVGRIRYIGVVLYDADKVREAAETPRETDIYEAQLSLFLDANDPAVARQARLDGIPDAVVEAASRSPVHSLAVKWRLALPLHPEFRTLPMVWYVPPLSPLTGGDLEDGMVLDSMRIPVRYLANMLTAGNEGPVRQALCRLLALRRFMRAKRVENKQAHEPLEEAGLAPETAEAMYRLLAVARLKDRFVIPTTRREFAEDVQALKASAGFPGGRT, from the coding sequence ATGGTCCTCAATCTTGACAAATGCCTAGGCTGCCACACATGTAGCCTTCCCTGCAAGAACGTTTGGACCACAGCGCCAGGCACCGAATACATGTGGTACAACAACGTTGAGACCAAGCCGGGCATTGGCTACCCCAAGGAATGGGAGAATCAGGAGCGCTGGAAGGGCGGCTGGAAACTCAGGCGCGGTCATCTCTCCCTGGCTGCCGGAAACCGGGCTTTCAAGTTGGCCGCCATATTCGCCAACCCCGATCTGCCGCTCCTCGACGACTATTACGAGCCCTGGACCTACGATTACCAGAACCTGGCCGCGAGCCCACCCACCCGACACCAGCCCATCGCCAGAGCGCTTTCCGTGGTGACCGGCAAGCCCATCGACCCAGGGTGGGGGCCGACCTGGGAGGACGACTTGGCCGGTGTCCCCGTAACCGGGCTCAAGGACGTCAACTTTCGATCCATGGAGGCCAAGGCCTTCCTGGATTTCCAGAACGTGTTCATGCTCCATGTCCCCAGGTTGTGCGAACACTGCATGAACCCCGCCTGCCTGGCCTCCTGCCCGTCCGGGGCCATCTACAAGCGCGACGAGGACGGAATCGTGCTCATCAACCAGGAGAAGTGCCGAGGCTGGCGCTACTGCGTGTCCGGCTGCCCCTACAAGAAGAGCTACTTCAACTGGAAGACCTCCCGCTCCGAAAAGTGCATCTTCTGCTATCCCCGCATCGAGGCCGGGCTGCCTACCCTGTGCGCACATTCTTGCGTGGGGCGCATCCGCTACATCGGGGTAGTGCTCTACGACGCGGACAAGGTGCGCGAGGCAGCCGAGACACCGCGCGAGACGGACATCTACGAGGCCCAGCTTTCCCTGTTCCTGGACGCGAACGACCCGGCAGTGGCAAGGCAGGCACGACTCGACGGCATCCCCGACGCGGTGGTCGAGGCCGCCAGCCGCTCGCCGGTCCACTCCCTGGCCGTGAAGTGGCGTTTGGCTCTGCCTCTTCACCCGGAGTTCCGCACTCTGCCCATGGTTTGGTACGTCCCGCCGCTGTCCCCCCTGACCGGCGGCGACCTGGAGGACGGCATGGTGCTGGACTCCATGCGCATCCCTGTGCGCTACCTGGCCAACATGCTGACCGCCGGGAATGAAGGGCCGGTGCGCCAGGCCCTGTGCCGTCTGCTTGCACTGCGCCGCTTCATGCGCGCCAAGCGGGTTGAGAATAAACAGGCCCATGAGCCACTGGAGGAAGCAGGGCTTGCGCCGGAAACGGCCGAGGCCATGTACAGACTGCTGGCTGTTGCCCGGCTTAAGGATCGGTTTGTGATCCCCACTACCCGGCGAGAATTCGCTGAGGACGTCCAGGCACTCAAAGCCTCGGCGGGCTTTCCTGGAGGCCGGACATGA